Genomic DNA from Bacteroidetes bacterium GWF2_43_63:
GTCCTTCGCAATTCTTATCATGAATGCCTTTGTGCCGCTTTTAAATAAAATCAAACCCAAACGATTCGGGGAGGTAGTGAATAATGGCTAAGAAAAAGAATTCATTGTTTAATATGACCTCAACGCTGTTGATTATTTCAGCGATTGCAGCATTTGCTCTTGCAGGAGTGTACTCACTCACCAAAGGTCCCATCGAGCAGTCAGAGAAAAAGAAAATCGAAACAGCCATCAAAGAGGTAATTCCTGCATTTGAGACACTGGTTCAGGGTAAAGTAAAATGTGCCGATTCCGACGACAGTCTTACTGTTTATTATGGACTCAAAGGAACCGACACAACCGGAGTTGCGGTAGAATCTTTTACGAAAAACGGTTTCTCAGGTTTGATCACCATAATGGTCGGATTTTTACCTGATGGGACAATCAACAATACCAAGGTTTTGACTCACGCCGAAACGCCAGGTCTTGGAACAAAAATGATGGAAGACAAATTCAAGAATCAGTTTATGCAGAAAAATCCAACGAGCTTCAAGCTTGTTGTAAAAAAAGATGGCGGCGATGTTGATGCAATTACTGCTTCTACCATCACAAGCCGTGCTTTTTGCGACGCTGTTGACCGTGCATATAATTCAATTTGGAAAGGAGGTCAGGAATGAATCAATGGACAAATTTCACCAAGGGTTTTATTAAAGAAAATCCTGTATTGGTGCTACTGCTGGGAATGTGTCCCACGTTGGGTGTTACCACATCGGCCATCAACGGAATCGGGATGGGACTGGCCACCACTTTCGTACTGATTATGTCTAACGTAATCATTTCGCTGATCAAGAATTTTATTCCTTCATCGGTGCGCATTCCTGCATTCATTGTTGTGATTGCTTCTTTTGTGACCGTCGTCGATCTTAGCATGAAGGCTTATATTCCTGATCTGCATGCGCAGCTTGGTCTCTTTATTCCGTTGATCGTTGTAAACTGCATCGTGCTTGGCCGTGCCGAAGCATTTGCATCCAAGAATAATGTATTCAGCTCATTCATAGATGGCCTGAGCATGGGACTGGGATTCACATTCGCTCTTGGTTTGCTTGGATCTATCCGTGAAATTCTGGGTGGAGGAGCCATTTTTAACCAGAAGTTTATTCCTGCTGAAATGGACGGAATCCTTGTTTTTGTGCTTGCTCCCGGCGCTTTCATTGCCCTGGGATATCTGATTGCACTTGTCAACAGTTTTAAAAAGAAATAAAACCAAAGCACTATGGAATACATTGTAATTGTTATATCCGCCATATTTGTTTCCAACATTATTTTCGCTCAGTTCCTCGGAGTTTGTCCGTTTCTGGGTGTTTCGAAAAAGATTTCGACAGCTGTTGGAATGGGTGGCGCTGTTGTTTTTGTAATGACACTCGCTACATTGGTAACATACCTGATTCAGGTTTATGTTCTTGATGTATTCTCTTTGCAGTATCTGCAAACCATCGTTTTCATTCTTGTCATTGCTTCTCTGGTGCAGATGGTTGAAATCATTCTGAAGAAAATGTCGCCCCCGCTTTATCAGGCGCTCGGTATTTTCCTGCCACTCATTACAACCAACTGCGCTGTTCTTGGGGTTGCCATCATGGTAATCACAA
This window encodes:
- a CDS encoding electron transport complex subunit RsxE, producing the protein MNQWTNFTKGFIKENPVLVLLLGMCPTLGVTTSAINGIGMGLATTFVLIMSNVIISLIKNFIPSSVRIPAFIVVIASFVTVVDLSMKAYIPDLHAQLGLFIPLIVVNCIVLGRAEAFASKNNVFSSFIDGLSMGLGFTFALGLLGSIREILGGGAIFNQKFIPAEMDGILVFVLAPGAFIALGYLIALVNSFKKK
- a CDS encoding electron transport complex subunit RsxA translates to MEYIVIVISAIFVSNIIFAQFLGVCPFLGVSKKISTAVGMGGAVVFVMTLATLVTYLIQVYVLDVFSLQYLQTIVFILVIASLVQMVEIILKKMSPPLYQALGIFLPLITTNCAVLGVAIMVITKEFVLGEALVFAVSTAIGFTLALVIFAGIREQLDLMGVPKGMRGIPIALVVAGILSLAFMGFANLV